One Burkholderia cepacia genomic window carries:
- a CDS encoding ABC transporter substrate-binding protein, with amino-acid sequence MPFAPKHLAAILSIVAGAAWAQVPAGYPGSYQGVIDAAKKEGKLIVYSTTDTGLVRPLIKDFESLYGVKVEYNDMNSTELYNRYISENAASSTSADVLWSSAMDLQVKLVNDGLMASYDSPESPNVPQWAQYQKQAYGTTFEPLAIVYNKRLIPENEVPKTRAELIKLIGSQPDRFKGKLTTYDVEKSGVGFNALTQDAHLNEKVTWELVKAIGATGPKLQSSTGAMMERISSGENLIGYNIIGSYAYAKAKKDKSIGYVFPKDYTQIVSRLATISKKAKNPNAAKLWVDYLLSKRGQTIIANQANLYAIRTDVTGETSAASLTKELGDSLKPIQIGTGLLVYLDQSKRLAFLKQWQQAIKS; translated from the coding sequence ATGCCGTTTGCACCGAAGCACCTCGCCGCCATCCTGTCGATCGTTGCCGGCGCCGCCTGGGCGCAGGTTCCGGCCGGGTATCCGGGGAGTTACCAGGGCGTGATCGACGCCGCGAAGAAGGAAGGCAAGCTGATCGTCTACTCGACGACCGATACGGGCCTCGTGCGCCCGCTGATCAAGGACTTCGAAAGCCTGTACGGCGTGAAGGTCGAGTACAACGACATGAACAGCACCGAGCTGTACAACCGCTACATCAGCGAGAACGCGGCGAGCAGCACCAGCGCCGACGTGCTGTGGAGCTCGGCGATGGACCTGCAGGTCAAGCTCGTCAACGACGGCCTGATGGCGTCGTACGATTCGCCCGAAAGCCCGAACGTGCCGCAATGGGCCCAATACCAGAAGCAGGCGTACGGCACGACGTTCGAGCCGCTCGCGATCGTCTACAACAAGCGCCTGATCCCCGAAAACGAAGTACCGAAGACGCGCGCCGAGCTGATCAAGCTGATCGGGTCGCAACCGGACAGGTTCAAGGGCAAGCTCACGACGTACGACGTCGAGAAATCCGGCGTCGGCTTCAACGCGCTGACGCAGGACGCGCACCTGAACGAGAAGGTCACGTGGGAACTCGTGAAGGCGATCGGCGCGACGGGCCCGAAGCTGCAGTCGAGCACCGGCGCGATGATGGAGCGCATCTCGTCGGGCGAGAACCTGATCGGCTACAACATCATCGGTTCGTATGCATACGCGAAGGCGAAGAAGGACAAATCGATCGGCTATGTGTTTCCGAAGGACTACACGCAGATCGTGAGCCGCCTCGCCACCATCTCGAAGAAGGCGAAGAACCCGAACGCCGCGAAGCTGTGGGTGGACTACCTGCTGTCGAAGCGCGGCCAGACCATCATCGCGAACCAGGCGAACCTGTACGCGATCCGCACCGACGTGACCGGCGAGACGTCGGCCGCGAGCCTCACGAAGGAACTCGGCGATTCGCTGAAGCCGATCCAGATCGGCACCGGCCTGCTCGTCTACCTGGACCAGTCGAAGCGGCTCGCGTTCCTGAAGCAATGGCAGCAGGCGATCAAGAGCTGA
- a CDS encoding c-type cytochrome — protein MSAPPFPEWSLAFLQALYRLQSTFARLLHAVGLSADADGQAAWPWTRRIAIETLRIDAGLTRQLAIAFGLVTLAAMLAFIALVSRRHRIVALGAALLAAWCAPWPPAALWLSPAVPTSFQRDPAPFSVASVVHGARLYDRHCAACHGADGRGEGPLAASLAHWPPTFAGTLLARRLDGELAWRVRHGMRDAHGAESMPGFAATLGPRDTWAVLGYLKALAAGSGAQAKGAWPVPVPLPALDVRCGGQPATLPLDRWRAGQRVRVVALSRGAPPPAEDARWQTLVVAQEPAAVPAVAGRADCVAATPGAWLAFATIAGTPPDALGGTQLLADRRGWLRARALPGSAGWSDADLLCSASDPTRSAAPAAGGDPLTALLLRVDTEPVRDVQAGLPH, from the coding sequence ATGAGCGCGCCGCCGTTCCCCGAATGGTCGCTCGCGTTCCTGCAAGCGCTGTATCGACTGCAATCGACTTTCGCACGGCTGCTGCACGCCGTCGGCCTGAGCGCCGATGCGGACGGCCAGGCCGCGTGGCCATGGACGCGGCGGATCGCGATCGAGACGCTGCGCATCGATGCGGGCCTGACGCGGCAGCTCGCGATCGCGTTCGGGCTGGTAACGCTCGCAGCAATGCTCGCGTTCATCGCGCTTGTTTCGCGCAGGCATCGCATCGTCGCGCTGGGCGCGGCGCTGCTCGCCGCATGGTGCGCGCCGTGGCCGCCGGCCGCGCTGTGGCTTTCGCCCGCCGTGCCGACGAGTTTCCAGCGCGATCCCGCGCCGTTTTCGGTGGCGAGCGTGGTGCATGGCGCGCGACTGTACGACCGTCATTGCGCGGCGTGCCACGGCGCCGACGGGCGCGGCGAAGGGCCGCTCGCCGCGTCGCTCGCGCACTGGCCGCCGACCTTCGCCGGCACGCTGCTCGCCCGCCGCCTCGACGGCGAGCTGGCCTGGCGCGTGCGGCACGGGATGCGCGATGCGCACGGCGCCGAATCGATGCCCGGCTTCGCCGCGACGCTCGGGCCCCGCGACACCTGGGCCGTGCTCGGCTACCTGAAAGCGCTCGCCGCGGGCAGCGGCGCGCAGGCGAAAGGCGCGTGGCCCGTGCCCGTCCCGCTGCCGGCGCTCGACGTGCGCTGCGGCGGGCAGCCCGCGACGCTGCCGCTCGATCGCTGGCGCGCAGGCCAGCGCGTGCGGGTCGTCGCGCTCTCGCGCGGCGCGCCGCCGCCGGCCGAGGACGCGCGCTGGCAGACGCTCGTGGTCGCGCAGGAACCGGCCGCCGTCCCGGCCGTCGCAGGGCGGGCGGATTGCGTCGCCGCGACGCCCGGCGCGTGGCTGGCTTTCGCGACGATCGCGGGGACGCCGCCCGATGCGCTCGGCGGCACGCAGCTCCTCGCCGATCGCCGCGGCTGGCTGCGGGCGCGCGCGTTGCCGGGCAGCGCGGGCTGGTCGGATGCCGACCTGCTGTGCAGCGCGTCCGATCCCACGCGTTCCGCCGCGCCGGCCGCCGGCGGCGATCCGCTGACCGCGCTGCTGCTGCGCGTCGACACGGAGCCCGTGCGCGACGTACAGGCCGGACTCCCGCATTGA
- a CDS encoding response regulator translates to MRVLLVEDNPNLAQSLSDALSAARFAVDHMADGEAADHVLRTQDYALVILDLGLPKLDGLEVLRRLRARRNPVPVLILTAHGSVEDRVKGLDLGADDYLAKPFELTELEARARALIRRSLGHEHSRVECGPLSYDSIDRSFHLAGEPLSLTPRERSVLEVLILRNGRAINKETLSEKIFGLDESVNADAIEIYVYRLRKKLENTGVAIVTLRGLGYLLEAKAE, encoded by the coding sequence ATGCGTGTGCTGCTCGTCGAAGACAATCCGAACCTCGCCCAGTCGCTGAGCGACGCGCTGAGCGCGGCGCGCTTCGCGGTCGATCACATGGCCGACGGCGAGGCGGCCGACCACGTGCTGCGCACGCAGGATTACGCGCTGGTGATCCTCGATCTCGGGCTGCCGAAGCTCGACGGGCTGGAGGTGCTGCGGCGGCTGCGCGCGCGGCGCAATCCGGTGCCGGTGCTGATCCTGACCGCGCACGGATCGGTCGAGGATCGCGTGAAGGGGCTCGATCTCGGCGCCGACGACTATCTCGCGAAGCCGTTCGAGCTGACCGAACTGGAGGCGCGCGCCCGCGCGCTGATCCGCCGCAGCCTCGGCCACGAGCATTCGCGGGTCGAATGCGGGCCGCTTTCGTACGACAGCATCGACCGCAGCTTCCATCTCGCGGGCGAGCCGCTGTCGCTCACGCCGCGCGAGCGCTCGGTGCTCGAGGTGCTGATCCTGCGCAACGGCCGTGCGATCAACAAGGAAACGCTGTCGGAGAAGATTTTCGGGCTCGACGAGTCGGTCAACGCCGATGCGATCGAGATCTACGTATACCGGCTGCGCAAGAAGCTCGAGAACACGGGGGTCGCGATCGTCACGCTGCGCGGGCTCGGCTATCTGCTCGAGGCGAAGGCTGAATGA
- a CDS encoding sensor histidine kinase, whose protein sequence is MTRPNLRTQVALWLLLPLLGLLALDSWLTYQRAMNAAHVAFDRTLSSSLKSIREGVRLNDGEIEVDLPYLALEMLESSDGGKVYYLIREDNGHTVTGYPDLPLPQGRDAGDGALFVTRHYDVIYRGEQLRMAALRIPVHDVPTAQSRIVWVMVGETIEARQALAREILVGSLLQEGLLVVLALGIVWLGVGRGLRPLNRLSATVAARSEDDTTPLDTGAMPSELAPLVESINQYIGRTQRMQVARRRFFADAAHQLKTPLAAVQAGVELALRPDEQPRASGHLRRANGAVRQAAKIVQQLLSLSRLDSDSGHAVAHQPVALHRLARSVTLDWSPVARARDIDLGFEHEADVDVHGQPDLLGEMIGNLIDNAIRYAGDRAVITVRVSREGAHARLDVIDNGPGVPADERDAVFERFHRGSKTQTVEGTGLGLSIVREIARVHQGRVALSDAAGGGLIVTVTLPVLREVA, encoded by the coding sequence ATGACGCGGCCGAACCTGCGCACGCAGGTCGCGCTGTGGTTGCTGCTGCCGCTGCTCGGCCTGCTCGCGCTCGACTCGTGGCTCACGTACCAGCGCGCGATGAACGCCGCGCACGTCGCGTTCGACCGCACGCTGTCGTCGTCGCTGAAGTCGATCCGCGAAGGCGTGCGGCTCAACGACGGCGAGATCGAGGTCGACCTGCCGTATCTCGCGCTCGAAATGCTCGAATCGAGCGACGGCGGCAAGGTCTACTACCTGATCCGCGAGGACAACGGACACACGGTCACCGGCTACCCGGACCTGCCGCTGCCGCAAGGGCGGGACGCGGGTGACGGCGCGCTGTTCGTCACGCGCCACTACGACGTCATCTATCGCGGCGAGCAATTGCGGATGGCCGCGCTGCGCATCCCGGTGCACGACGTGCCGACCGCGCAGTCGCGCATCGTGTGGGTGATGGTCGGCGAGACGATCGAGGCGCGCCAGGCGCTCGCACGCGAGATCCTCGTCGGGTCGCTGCTGCAGGAAGGGCTGCTCGTCGTGCTGGCGCTCGGCATCGTGTGGCTCGGCGTCGGGCGCGGGCTGCGGCCGCTGAACCGGTTGTCGGCGACGGTCGCCGCGCGCAGCGAGGACGATACGACGCCGCTTGATACCGGCGCGATGCCGAGCGAACTCGCGCCGCTCGTCGAGTCGATCAACCAGTACATCGGCCGCACGCAGCGGATGCAGGTCGCGCGTCGCCGCTTCTTCGCGGACGCGGCCCATCAACTGAAGACGCCGCTCGCGGCCGTGCAGGCGGGCGTCGAGCTCGCGCTGCGGCCCGACGAGCAGCCGCGCGCGAGCGGGCACCTGCGGCGCGCGAACGGCGCGGTGCGGCAGGCCGCGAAGATCGTCCAGCAACTGCTGTCGCTGTCGCGGCTCGATTCGGACAGCGGCCACGCGGTTGCCCACCAGCCGGTCGCGCTGCACCGGCTCGCGCGCAGCGTGACGCTCGACTGGTCGCCGGTCGCACGCGCGCGCGACATCGATCTCGGCTTCGAGCACGAGGCCGACGTCGACGTGCACGGGCAACCCGACCTGCTCGGCGAGATGATCGGCAACCTGATCGACAACGCGATCCGTTATGCGGGCGATCGGGCGGTGATTACCGTACGCGTGTCGCGCGAAGGGGCGCATGCGCGGCTCGACGTGATCGACAACGGGCCGGGCGTGCCGGCGGACGAGCGCGACGCGGTGTTCGAGCGCTTCCATCGCGGCAGCAAGACGCAGACGGTCGAAGGGACGGGGCTCGGGCTGTCGATCGTGCGAGAGATCGCGCGCGTGCATCAGGGGAGGGTCGCGCTGAGTGATGCGGCGGGCGGCGGGTTGATCGTCACCGTGACGCTGCCCGTGCTGCGCGAGGTGGCGTAG
- a CDS encoding multidrug effflux MFS transporter, with the protein MKTRSLPQWGWLFLLMLVVCLPRVTIDAYLPSLPAMADALHGTDAQLQLTLTLYMAGYALSMLVSGPLSDRYGRRPVLIGGLCVYVVASVACACSTGIAAIVAARIFQALGGCCGTVVGRVIVRERFPAAMQATMLGRISAGMALSPVIAPLAGSVLAEWLGWRGVFAWLAAGGLVAAAMVLRYLPETRESDARPAPGTGLLRTYAGLLRERRFLRYSLAISFAYCTYYPFIAESSTLFQRQRGVSGPVYAAIFGLTVLGYLIGSSVFRRSSGRWKADSVIAAAACINVAGAVMLWAGGAIAPASAAAIVVPMFFVMLAVGIAIPACQFAVMQPYTTIAGTASGLFFFIQMAITAACGGVLAWLSDGTARPMIVVTAGASVAFLAVVVGLRERNAGPAGGADAEKAEAAG; encoded by the coding sequence ATGAAGACCCGCTCGTTGCCCCAGTGGGGCTGGCTGTTCCTGTTGATGCTCGTCGTGTGCCTGCCGCGCGTCACGATCGACGCGTACCTGCCGTCGCTGCCTGCGATGGCCGATGCGCTGCACGGCACCGACGCGCAGTTGCAGCTCACGCTGACCCTCTACATGGCCGGTTATGCGCTGTCGATGCTGGTGTCGGGGCCGTTGTCCGACCGTTACGGCCGTCGCCCCGTCCTGATCGGCGGCCTGTGCGTCTACGTGGTCGCGAGCGTCGCCTGCGCGTGCTCGACCGGCATCGCGGCGATCGTCGCCGCACGCATCTTCCAGGCATTGGGCGGCTGCTGCGGCACGGTGGTCGGGCGGGTGATCGTGCGCGAGCGCTTCCCGGCCGCGATGCAGGCCACGATGCTGGGCCGGATCTCGGCCGGCATGGCGCTGTCGCCCGTGATTGCGCCGCTGGCCGGCAGCGTGCTGGCCGAGTGGCTCGGATGGCGCGGCGTGTTCGCGTGGCTCGCGGCAGGGGGGCTCGTCGCGGCGGCGATGGTGCTGCGCTACCTGCCGGAGACCCGCGAAAGCGACGCGCGGCCGGCGCCGGGCACGGGGCTCCTGCGGACCTACGCGGGCCTGCTGCGCGAGCGCCGTTTCCTGCGCTACTCGCTCGCGATCAGTTTCGCGTACTGCACGTACTACCCGTTCATCGCGGAATCGTCGACGCTGTTCCAGCGGCAGCGAGGCGTATCCGGCCCGGTATATGCCGCGATCTTCGGCCTGACCGTGCTCGGCTACCTGATCGGATCGAGCGTGTTCCGGCGCAGCAGCGGCCGATGGAAAGCCGATTCAGTGATCGCGGCGGCGGCCTGCATCAACGTGGCCGGGGCCGTCATGCTGTGGGCCGGTGGCGCCATCGCGCCCGCGTCCGCCGCGGCCATCGTCGTCCCGATGTTCTTCGTGATGCTCGCCGTCGGGATCGCGATCCCGGCCTGCCAGTTCGCGGTGATGCAGCCGTACACGACGATCGCCGGGACGGCGTCCGGGCTGTTCTTCTTTATCCAGATGGCGATCACGGCCGCGTGCGGCGGCGTGCTGGCGTGGCTGTCGGACGGCACCGCGCGCCCGATGATCGTCGTCACGGCCGGGGCGAGCGTCGCGTTCCTGGCGGTGGTGGTCGGCCTGCGCGAGCGCAACGCCGGGCCGGCCGGCGGCGCCGATGCGGAGAAGGCGGAGGCGGCCGGCTGA
- a CDS encoding ABC transporter substrate-binding protein, whose protein sequence is MNPTRRHFLTQAAACATLAAAPATLRAQSGTRPLLRAGDQKGGLRALLEAAGELNGLAYDIAWTEFPAAAPLAEALNAAAVDCGPIGDAPVIFALASGARIKVIGANRSDPYGTAVVVRPDAPLKTAADLKGRRIGTTRGSIGHFVTLKALDAAGLPPDAVSFRFLPPADTMLALATGSIDAWATWEPYTALAETSGRARVLVSGRGLWSGLSYIAATDAAIASRRDVLHDFLRRVVRAQAWSYRHADAYSAALARIIGIPPAAAKLQFERRNTRWLPIDATVVAEQQRTADFYLKAGLLRQPLDVRTTFDRGFPLPA, encoded by the coding sequence ATGAATCCGACCCGACGCCATTTCCTGACCCAAGCCGCTGCCTGCGCAACGCTCGCCGCGGCCCCGGCCACCCTGCGCGCGCAATCGGGCACGCGGCCGCTGCTGCGCGCGGGCGACCAGAAAGGCGGGCTGCGCGCGCTGCTGGAAGCAGCCGGCGAACTGAACGGCCTGGCGTACGACATCGCGTGGACCGAGTTCCCGGCCGCCGCGCCGCTCGCCGAAGCGCTCAATGCGGCCGCCGTCGACTGCGGGCCGATCGGCGACGCGCCGGTGATCTTCGCGCTCGCGTCGGGCGCACGCATCAAGGTGATCGGCGCGAACCGCTCCGACCCGTACGGCACTGCCGTCGTCGTGCGGCCGGACGCGCCGCTGAAGACCGCCGCCGACCTCAAGGGCAGGCGCATCGGCACCACGCGCGGCTCGATCGGGCATTTCGTCACGCTGAAGGCGCTCGACGCGGCCGGCCTGCCTCCCGACGCCGTTTCGTTCCGCTTCCTGCCGCCGGCCGATACGATGCTTGCGCTCGCAACCGGTTCGATCGATGCGTGGGCGACCTGGGAGCCCTATACCGCACTCGCGGAAACGAGCGGGCGCGCGCGCGTGCTCGTCAGCGGCCGCGGGCTGTGGTCCGGCCTGAGCTACATCGCGGCGACCGACGCGGCGATCGCGTCCAGGCGCGACGTGCTGCACGATTTCCTGCGGCGCGTCGTGCGCGCGCAGGCATGGTCGTACCGGCATGCCGACGCGTATTCGGCGGCGCTCGCGCGCATCATCGGCATTCCGCCGGCAGCCGCGAAGCTGCAGTTCGAGCGCCGCAACACGCGCTGGTTGCCGATCGACGCGACGGTCGTCGCCGAACAGCAGCGCACCGCCGACTTCTACCTGAAGGCGGGGCTGCTGCGCCAGCCGCTCGACGTGCGTACCACGTTCGATCGCGGCTTTCCGCTGCCGGCCTGA
- a CDS encoding PLP-dependent aminotransferase family protein translates to MARGKAAIPLDLPCPAGLSTGNPQSKQECIADALREAILKRLLPGDSPLPSSRTLAARWGVARGTVEAAYDRLCSEGYIARAQGSGSRVCAVVPDSYLRAAAQSRESGPRPSVAAPEPAAAADTAAPEHAVRPGVPFVARLADPGLLPMQQWKKALGASLLAATANDLGATPAQGVESLRDEIAAYLREYRGIPCSAVDIFITTGIRHSIDLVARTLLTPGSTVLMEDPGYASAWQIFTIAGATVIDVPVDREGIDTASLDRFPDARAAYVTPAHQAPLGVTMSVSRRLELLDWAQRNRAWIVEDDYDGEFSYQTAPLPALKSLDACDRVIYCGSFNKTLFSGLRIGFMVVPAALRPALSAVWHATARSVGVAPQLALARFIAHGDFAKHLRAARHAYRQRRDIVLDQLAKHAGGRYAVSGEHAGFHFVLWLPPGTDDASYVARAQAAGVSLQPIRGFCRSAELAAGVIVGYAALTAAQARHGGRLLARLLAPTSGNP, encoded by the coding sequence ATGGCGCGAGGCAAAGCCGCGATTCCGCTCGATCTGCCGTGCCCTGCCGGGCTGTCCACGGGCAATCCGCAGTCGAAGCAGGAGTGCATCGCCGACGCACTGCGCGAAGCGATCCTGAAACGCCTGCTCCCCGGCGACAGCCCGCTCCCGTCCAGCCGCACCCTCGCGGCACGCTGGGGTGTCGCCCGGGGAACCGTCGAAGCGGCGTACGACCGGCTGTGCTCGGAGGGCTACATCGCCCGCGCGCAGGGGTCGGGATCGCGGGTATGCGCGGTGGTGCCGGACAGCTACCTGCGCGCGGCCGCGCAGTCGCGGGAGAGCGGCCCCCGCCCCTCCGTCGCGGCCCCCGAGCCGGCAGCAGCGGCCGACACGGCCGCGCCGGAACATGCGGTGCGCCCGGGCGTCCCGTTCGTCGCGCGGCTTGCCGACCCCGGCCTGCTGCCGATGCAGCAATGGAAGAAGGCGCTCGGGGCCAGCCTGCTTGCCGCGACGGCGAACGACCTCGGGGCGACGCCGGCGCAGGGCGTCGAGAGCCTGCGCGACGAAATCGCCGCCTACCTGCGCGAATATCGCGGCATCCCGTGCAGCGCCGTCGACATCTTCATCACGACCGGCATCCGGCATTCGATCGACCTCGTCGCGCGCACGCTGCTCACGCCCGGCTCGACGGTGCTGATGGAGGACCCCGGTTACGCGTCGGCCTGGCAGATCTTCACGATCGCGGGCGCAACCGTGATCGACGTGCCGGTCGATCGGGAAGGCATCGACACCGCGTCGCTGGACCGGTTTCCCGATGCGCGCGCGGCCTACGTGACGCCCGCCCACCAGGCGCCGCTCGGCGTCACGATGTCGGTGTCGCGCCGGCTCGAACTGCTCGACTGGGCGCAGCGCAACCGCGCGTGGATCGTCGAAGACGACTACGACGGCGAATTCAGCTACCAGACCGCCCCGCTGCCCGCGCTGAAATCGCTCGACGCGTGCGATCGCGTGATCTACTGCGGCTCGTTCAACAAGACGCTGTTCTCGGGGCTGCGCATCGGTTTCATGGTCGTGCCGGCGGCACTGCGGCCGGCGCTGTCGGCCGTGTGGCACGCGACCGCGCGCTCGGTCGGCGTGGCGCCCCAGCTGGCGCTGGCCCGCTTCATCGCGCACGGCGATTTTGCGAAGCACCTGCGCGCCGCGCGTCACGCCTACCGCCAGCGGCGCGACATCGTGCTCGACCAGTTGGCGAAACACGCCGGCGGACGGTACGCGGTGTCCGGCGAACACGCGGGCTTTCATTTCGTGCTGTGGCTGCCGCCCGGGACGGACGACGCGTCGTACGTCGCGCGGGCCCAGGCTGCCGGCGTGTCGCTGCAGCCAATCCGCGGATTCTGCCGCAGCGCCGAACTCGCGGCGGGCGTGATCGTCGGCTACGCGGCGTTGACCGCCGCGCAGGCGCGGCATGGCGGCCGGCTGCTCGCCAGGCTGCTCGCGCCGACCTCGGGAAATCCATGA
- a CDS encoding ABC transporter permease, with protein sequence MLSTSTSGTPPAVPQTGGGAIPALRASSLQPLAGMLRWIVVAVLTIAVALPLGFILFQSLLSAPFFDANRTLGIDGFRFVFSDPDFWSAVKNSFIIAGGMLFISIPLGGILAFLMVRTDLPGRRWLEPLLLTPVFVSPMVLAFGYVVAAGPVGFYSVWFKELFGVQNVPWNVYSIFAITVIVGLTHVPHVYLYSSAALRNLGSDVEEAARVTGARPFRVALDVSLPMTMPALLFAGVLVFFLGFEVFGLPLVLGDPEGHLVLATYLYKLTNKLGVPSYHLMAAVAVCIVAITFPLVLLQRRLLKTANRFVTVKGKAGRTTVLPLGVWRWVALAIVVLWLMLTVIVPISGIVLRAFVTNWGEGVALAEVLTLSNFIELFEQDNLVRAIVNTLGIGVIGGALAIGFYSLVAFAGHRRPDWATKLLDYLVLLPRAVPGLLAGLAFLWIFLFVPGLRELKNSMWSIWIAYTVVWLAYGMRLIQSALLQVGPELEEAGRSVGATRSRVSLDVTLPLVRFGLLAAWLLIFMIFEREYSTAVYLLSPGTEVIGALLVSLWATGAVDQVAALSVINIAMVGAGLGVALRFGVKLHG encoded by the coding sequence ATGCTTTCAACCAGCACCTCCGGCACCCCGCCGGCCGTACCGCAGACCGGCGGCGGCGCGATTCCCGCGCTGCGCGCCAGCAGCCTGCAGCCGCTCGCCGGCATGCTGCGCTGGATCGTCGTCGCGGTACTCACCATCGCCGTCGCGCTGCCGCTCGGCTTCATCCTGTTCCAGAGCCTGCTGTCCGCGCCGTTCTTCGATGCGAACAGGACGCTCGGCATCGACGGTTTCCGCTTCGTCTTCAGCGATCCCGACTTCTGGTCGGCCGTGAAGAACTCGTTCATCATCGCCGGCGGGATGCTGTTCATCTCGATCCCGCTCGGCGGCATCCTCGCGTTCCTGATGGTGCGCACCGACCTGCCCGGCCGCCGCTGGCTCGAACCGCTGCTGCTCACGCCCGTGTTCGTGTCGCCGATGGTGCTCGCGTTCGGCTACGTGGTCGCGGCCGGCCCGGTCGGCTTCTATTCGGTGTGGTTCAAGGAACTGTTCGGGGTGCAGAACGTGCCCTGGAACGTGTACTCGATCTTCGCGATCACGGTGATCGTCGGCCTCACGCACGTGCCGCACGTGTACCTGTATTCGTCGGCCGCGCTGCGCAACCTCGGCTCGGACGTCGAGGAAGCCGCGCGCGTGACGGGCGCCCGCCCGTTCCGCGTCGCACTCGACGTGAGCCTGCCGATGACGATGCCCGCGCTGCTGTTCGCCGGCGTGCTCGTGTTCTTTCTCGGCTTCGAGGTGTTCGGGCTGCCGCTCGTGCTCGGCGACCCGGAAGGCCACCTCGTGCTCGCGACCTACCTGTACAAGCTGACCAACAAGCTCGGCGTGCCGTCGTATCACCTGATGGCCGCGGTCGCGGTGTGCATCGTCGCGATCACGTTCCCGCTCGTGCTGCTGCAGCGCCGGCTGCTGAAGACGGCGAACCGCTTCGTCACCGTGAAGGGCAAGGCCGGCCGTACGACGGTGCTGCCGCTCGGCGTGTGGCGCTGGGTTGCGCTCGCGATCGTCGTGCTGTGGCTGATGCTGACCGTGATCGTCCCGATCTCGGGCATCGTGCTGCGCGCGTTCGTGACCAACTGGGGCGAAGGCGTCGCGCTCGCCGAGGTGCTCACGCTGTCGAACTTCATCGAGCTGTTCGAGCAGGACAACCTGGTGCGCGCGATCGTCAACACGCTCGGCATCGGCGTGATCGGCGGCGCGCTCGCGATCGGTTTCTACTCGCTCGTCGCGTTCGCCGGCCACCGCCGCCCCGACTGGGCGACCAAGCTGCTCGACTACCTCGTGCTGCTGCCGCGCGCGGTGCCCGGCCTGCTCGCCGGCCTCGCGTTCCTGTGGATCTTCCTGTTCGTGCCCGGCCTGCGCGAGCTGAAGAACTCGATGTGGAGCATCTGGATCGCGTACACGGTCGTGTGGCTCGCGTACGGGATGCGGCTCATCCAGAGCGCGCTGCTGCAGGTCGGCCCCGAACTCGAGGAAGCCGGCCGCAGCGTCGGCGCGACCCGCAGCCGCGTGTCGCTCGACGTGACGCTGCCGCTCGTGCGCTTCGGCCTGCTCGCCGCGTGGCTGCTGATCTTCATGATCTTCGAGCGCGAATACTCGACGGCCGTCTATCTGCTGTCGCCCGGCACCGAAGTGATCGGCGCGCTGCTCGTGTCGCTGTGGGCGACCGGCGCCGTCGACCAGGTCGCCGCGCTTTCTGTCATCAACATCGCGATGGTCGGCGCCGGTCTCGGCGTGGCCCTGCGCTTCGGAGTGAAACTTCATGGATAA